From the genome of Hymenobacter cellulosilyticus, one region includes:
- a CDS encoding family 43 glycosylhydrolase, with the protein MRNRILCGLLAALFLTTLQPARAQNPFITSQFTADPTARVFGDRVYVYPSHDIPCGPGRGKIGWFCMEDYHVFSSANLTDWTDHGVIVTQNKVPWVKPDSYSMWAPDCVFRNGKYYFYFPTTPRDTTQSKGFRIGVAVADKPTGPFLPQPAPIAGVHGIDPNVFIDKDGQAYLYWSQGEIYGAKLQENMLALASEPKTLGELPTKGLKEGPYVFERKGIYYLTYPHVENKTERLEYATSTSPLGPFTVKGVIMDESPTGCWTNHHSLLQLKNQWYLFYHHNDLSPEFDKNRSVRIDSLSFAADGSIRKVKPTLRGVGLTDARQKIQLDRYSQLSEQGAAIAFLDPANPFRGWKTVFTGPGGWVQYGGVAFSPQKPKTVLLRAASATGATLQIRLNHAAGPILAEVTVPKGGAWQDVKAPVLSFKPGTHALYVAPKSKEGAVEVDWVRFE; encoded by the coding sequence ATGCGCAACCGAATACTTTGCGGACTGCTGGCAGCCTTGTTTCTTACTACTCTTCAGCCCGCCCGTGCCCAAAATCCGTTCATTACCAGCCAGTTTACGGCTGACCCCACGGCCCGCGTATTCGGCGACCGGGTGTACGTCTATCCTTCGCACGATATTCCCTGCGGGCCGGGGCGGGGCAAAATTGGCTGGTTTTGCATGGAAGACTACCACGTCTTCTCCTCGGCCAACCTTACCGACTGGACCGACCACGGCGTCATTGTCACCCAAAACAAAGTGCCCTGGGTGAAGCCCGACAGCTACAGCATGTGGGCACCCGACTGCGTTTTCCGCAACGGCAAGTACTATTTCTACTTCCCCACCACGCCTCGCGATACTACCCAGAGCAAGGGCTTTCGGATTGGGGTGGCGGTGGCCGACAAGCCCACCGGCCCCTTCCTGCCCCAGCCCGCGCCCATCGCCGGCGTGCACGGCATCGACCCCAACGTGTTTATCGACAAGGACGGTCAAGCCTACCTCTACTGGTCGCAGGGCGAAATTTATGGGGCCAAGCTGCAAGAGAACATGCTGGCGCTGGCCTCCGAACCCAAAACGCTGGGCGAGCTGCCCACCAAGGGCTTGAAGGAAGGCCCCTACGTGTTTGAGCGCAAGGGCATTTACTACCTCACCTATCCGCACGTCGAGAACAAGACCGAGCGCCTCGAATACGCCACCAGTACCAGCCCGCTGGGCCCGTTCACGGTAAAGGGTGTTATTATGGACGAATCGCCGACTGGATGCTGGACCAATCACCACTCACTGCTGCAGCTGAAAAACCAGTGGTACCTGTTCTACCACCACAATGATTTGTCGCCGGAGTTTGACAAGAACCGCTCGGTTAGAATTGACAGCCTATCCTTCGCCGCCGACGGTTCGATTCGCAAGGTGAAGCCCACTCTGCGCGGCGTCGGCCTGACCGATGCCCGGCAGAAAATTCAATTGGACCGCTACAGCCAGTTGAGTGAGCAGGGCGCGGCCATTGCTTTCCTGGACCCGGCCAATCCTTTCCGGGGCTGGAAAACCGTTTTCACCGGCCCCGGCGGCTGGGTGCAGTACGGTGGAGTTGCGTTTAGCCCGCAGAAGCCCAAAACCGTGTTGCTCCGGGCTGCCTCTGCTACCGGGGCTACCCTACAGATTCGACTGAATCATGCGGCGGGGCCAATCCTGGCAGAAGTAACCGTGCCCAAGGGCGGTGCCTGGCAGGACGTCAAAGCCCCGGTTTTGTCGTTTAAGCCCGGTACGCACGCCCTCTATGTAGCGCCGAAATCCAAGGAAGGGGCTGTGGAAGTGGATTGGGTGCGTTTTGAGTGA
- a CDS encoding SDR family oxidoreductase, with the protein MILVTGATGGLGHETIDSLLTTIPASEIAALVRDMSKAQDLAARGVDVRQGDYLDYSSLVSAFRGVDKLLLVSAVAFTDRVSQHRNVIDAAKEAGVKHLFYTSIQRDTDFVLPEVTESDLATEAYLKASGLIYTILHNGYYLEGLGYLIGSEVPETEIRFPAGEGKIAFVKRTDLAAATAALLTSEGHDNQEYTLAGSEAYSFHDVARELSTLAGRPIAYTSSELEPYIAQKVAAGFPDFVATFFAQWGAATKHGMLAGTHDTVERLLGRKPTSLREYLETTYFPGTNRS; encoded by the coding sequence ATGATTCTAGTAACTGGCGCCACCGGTGGCTTAGGCCACGAAACCATCGATTCCTTGCTCACCACCATCCCGGCCTCGGAAATCGCCGCCCTGGTGCGCGACATGAGCAAAGCCCAAGACCTCGCGGCGCGGGGCGTTGACGTCCGGCAGGGCGACTACCTGGACTATTCCTCGCTGGTGTCAGCCTTTCGGGGCGTTGATAAGTTACTGCTGGTTTCGGCCGTGGCCTTTACCGACCGGGTGAGCCAGCACCGCAACGTCATCGACGCCGCGAAGGAAGCTGGGGTAAAGCACCTGTTCTACACCAGCATTCAGCGCGACACCGATTTTGTGCTGCCGGAGGTCACGGAAAGCGACCTGGCTACAGAAGCCTACCTCAAAGCGTCGGGGCTGATTTACACCATTCTCCATAACGGCTACTACCTGGAAGGCCTGGGGTATCTGATTGGCAGCGAGGTGCCAGAGACGGAGATACGCTTCCCGGCCGGAGAAGGCAAGATAGCCTTCGTGAAGCGAACCGACTTGGCCGCCGCCACGGCCGCGCTGCTGACCAGCGAAGGGCATGACAACCAGGAGTATACCCTGGCCGGGAGCGAAGCCTATTCGTTTCACGACGTTGCCCGGGAACTCTCCACGTTAGCGGGCCGGCCCATTGCTTACACCAGCAGCGAACTGGAGCCCTACATCGCACAGAAAGTAGCCGCCGGCTTCCCCGATTTCGTTGCCACTTTCTTCGCCCAGTGGGGAGCCGCCACCAAGCACGGCATGCTGGCGGGCACACATGATACCGTGGAGCGGTTGCTGGGCCGTAAGCCAACTTCGCTACGGGAATACCTGGAAACAACGTATTTCCCGGGTACTAACCGCTCGTAG
- a CDS encoding winged helix-turn-helix transcriptional regulator: MKELKQRSTCPISTSLDVLGDKWTLLILRDMVFAGKSTYGQFLQSAEKMATNILADRLAGLEAQGIVSKAVATDKKSKFTYRLTEKGVDTVPILIELILWGAKHCPTIVDPGLLAELQTEKDAAVENYQGLARAKALA, encoded by the coding sequence ATGAAGGAGCTAAAACAGCGTTCTACTTGCCCCATCAGCACCTCGCTCGACGTGCTCGGGGACAAATGGACCCTGCTGATTTTGCGGGACATGGTGTTCGCCGGCAAGTCTACCTATGGGCAATTCCTGCAGTCGGCCGAAAAAATGGCGACCAATATCTTGGCCGACCGCTTAGCGGGCCTTGAGGCCCAGGGCATCGTATCCAAGGCCGTGGCCACCGATAAGAAATCCAAGTTCACCTACCGCCTGACGGAAAAAGGCGTGGATACCGTCCCCATCCTGATAGAGCTGATCCTATGGGGAGCCAAGCATTGCCCGACCATCGTTGACCCGGGCTTGCTGGCCGAACTCCAGACGGAGAAAGACGCGGCCGTGGAGAATTACCAAGGGCTCGCCCGCGCAAAGGCCCTGGCGTAA
- a CDS encoding sensor histidine kinase, producing the protein MKLLTRTTLIFLLYASVVAGAGTLVYYGLIHKLYYAYVDRTLSRRKLRVQKAMRLYLHRPADLAYWHQLDHNVEFVPLPALPPRRADQLRVRLMHNELTGKSQPYRQLSSAVLFQGRPYELQIRVSLFDTQQLLLRIVLAGGLLFGLLVLGLFGLQFVLNRRLWQPFYALLEQLQRYKLNRNEPVTLPATSIREFQELQEAVQLLLRQNQHVYRQQKEFTENAAHEIQTPLAVLRTQLDLLVQAPGLTEEQAGHIEAIMGVTQRLTHLTKSLLLLAQLDNQLFFPAETVDVASILRTQLAHLQPQVAGRGITLEIDIAASVPLQIHRGLLEVLISNLLVNAIRHNVAQGHLLVRLTPEALTVENTGQEQSLQEAGLFHRFHKASDSSSEGVGLGLTLVQQICTNCGLPLRYSYVAPGRHRQQVLLL; encoded by the coding sequence ATGAAACTGCTCACCCGCACCACCCTGATTTTTCTGCTCTACGCCAGCGTGGTAGCCGGGGCTGGCACGCTGGTGTACTACGGCCTGATTCACAAGCTCTACTACGCCTACGTCGACCGGACCCTGAGCCGGCGCAAGCTGCGGGTGCAAAAAGCTATGCGCCTGTACCTGCACCGCCCCGCCGATTTGGCGTACTGGCATCAGCTGGACCATAACGTGGAGTTTGTGCCCCTGCCGGCGCTGCCCCCGCGCCGCGCCGACCAGCTCCGGGTGCGGCTGATGCACAACGAGCTGACGGGCAAAAGCCAGCCCTACCGCCAACTTTCCTCGGCCGTGCTGTTTCAGGGGCGGCCCTACGAGCTGCAAATCCGCGTTTCCCTGTTCGACACCCAGCAGCTGCTGTTGCGCATCGTGCTGGCGGGCGGGTTGTTGTTTGGATTGCTGGTGCTCGGGTTGTTTGGGCTGCAGTTTGTTCTCAACCGCCGGCTGTGGCAGCCTTTTTATGCCCTATTGGAGCAGCTGCAGCGCTACAAGCTCAACCGCAACGAGCCGGTTACGCTGCCGGCCACTTCCATCCGGGAGTTTCAAGAGCTACAAGAAGCCGTGCAGCTGCTGCTGCGCCAAAACCAGCACGTGTACCGGCAGCAGAAGGAATTCACGGAAAATGCGGCCCACGAAATCCAAACCCCATTGGCCGTGCTGCGCACCCAGCTCGACTTGCTGGTGCAGGCGCCCGGCCTGACCGAAGAACAAGCCGGCCACATTGAGGCCATCATGGGCGTGACGCAGCGGCTCACCCACCTGACCAAAAGCCTGCTGCTGCTGGCCCAGCTCGACAATCAGCTGTTCTTCCCCGCCGAAACCGTGGACGTAGCGTCCATTTTGCGCACGCAGCTGGCCCACCTGCAGCCCCAGGTGGCGGGGCGGGGCATTACGCTGGAAATCGACATTGCTGCTAGCGTACCGCTGCAGATTCACCGCGGGCTTTTGGAAGTGCTGATCAGCAACCTGCTGGTCAATGCCATCCGGCACAACGTGGCGCAGGGACATTTGCTGGTGCGCTTAACGCCGGAGGCCCTGACGGTGGAAAACACGGGCCAGGAGCAATCCTTGCAGGAAGCCGGCCTGTTCCACCGCTTCCACAAAGCCTCCGACAGTTCTTCGGAGGGAGTTGGCTTGGGCTTGACTCTGGTACAGCAAATCTGCACCAATTGCGGACTGCCGTTGCGCTACAGTTACGTGGCCCCGGGGCGTCATCGCCAACAAGTGTTGCTCCTGTAA
- a CDS encoding response regulator transcription factor, with protein sequence MKLLIVEDEPELAAGMSSYLRGQHYVCELATTFDQAQEMMLLYDYDCILLDLTLPGGDGLALLRELKAQRPEAGVIITSARNAVDDRIAGLHLGADDYLPKPFHLPELSARVAAIVRRRRYNGANLVSVGELQVDVAARVATLQGQPLNLTRTELNLLLLLLANQGRVISKGAIAEHLSGNDAEQFDTYETVYAHVKNLKRKLTEGGAPNYIRMVYGLGYRFDPDLA encoded by the coding sequence GAGCCTGAACTGGCCGCCGGCATGAGCAGCTACCTGCGCGGGCAGCACTACGTCTGTGAGCTGGCCACGACCTTCGATCAAGCCCAGGAGATGATGCTGCTCTATGACTACGACTGTATTCTGCTGGATCTGACGCTGCCGGGCGGGGACGGGCTGGCGCTACTGCGGGAGCTCAAGGCGCAGCGGCCCGAAGCCGGGGTCATCATCACCTCGGCCCGCAACGCCGTCGATGACCGGATTGCCGGGCTGCACCTGGGCGCCGACGACTACTTGCCCAAGCCGTTTCACTTGCCCGAACTCAGTGCCCGCGTGGCGGCTATTGTGCGCCGCCGTCGCTACAACGGCGCCAACCTGGTGAGCGTGGGCGAGCTGCAGGTGGATGTGGCCGCCCGCGTAGCTACGTTGCAGGGCCAGCCGCTGAATCTGACCCGCACCGAGCTGAATTTGCTCTTGCTGCTGCTGGCCAACCAGGGCCGCGTCATCAGCAAGGGCGCCATTGCCGAGCACCTTTCCGGCAACGACGCCGAGCAGTTTGATACCTACGAAACGGTGTACGCGCACGTGAAAAACCTCAAGCGCAAGCTCACCGAGGGCGGGGCTCCCAACTACATCCGCATGGTGTACGGCCTGGGCTACCGCTTCGACCCCGACCTGGCGTAG